ATGATCGATGTGTTCCTTTGCCTTCTCTGGATCGCCACCAATTGAGACCGACCGGTCGCCGTAATAGACGGTATAGAACAGATGCGCGCTTCCGTAGTAGAAGGTTTCGTCCAACTCAAGAACCCTCCGCATCATCAGTTCCACCCGCGCCAAGTCAATTACCTGCATCGGGTCATCCTTCTGAAGGCTAATGCCGCGCCCCATCGCATAAGCCGCCCAAAACATCGGTTCAACATCGTTCTTTTTCAGTTTCTGAAGTGCTTTTTCAAACACATCCATATCAACAGTTCTTGCTTCATTGAAGGTTTTGTTGGATTTCGCCAATGCTTTGAATGCATAAGCTTCAGAACGTTTATAATAATCGATTGCGCGTGCGCGCAGCTCCTCCGCGGTCTCTAAATCACCTGCTATTTCAGCCTCTTCCATCTTATCTTCGATAAAGCCGCTGTAAGATGAATACGCGCGAGCCGTCTTAGTAATGAGATTCTTATTCCCAACCTTAGCCAGACGTTCAAGTGTACCGATGTTTCCCTCAAGGGTAGCTTCTACCACAGCGAGGTCGCTCTCCCCCTGAATTCTCGCCAACTTGGCAAGACCGCATCCACCTAAGAGCATTGGGAGGAGTAGTAAGAAAGATATACGAAAATAAAACTTGCTGTATATCATGGGTATTAAATTACCTCCTATAAGCGTTGTGTACCTGTATTGTATAATAGTCGCGGTTGTAACTCCAATGAAAACAAATATATCCGCATTAATGATAAAGGAAAAGTGGGATTTCCGTTTCGTGAATCAGATGATATGTGACGCTACCGACGAAAAATTCACGGACACTCCTTCTGCCGTAAGCACCCATCACCAACATATCAATGTCATTTTCCGCGATATAGGATTTGACAACAGTATCAGGATGTCCACTTCGTGTGGCAAGCTTCGGTTTAATCCCGTAACTCTCAAAAAAACCACCAAGATTGCCTAATAACTCTTGTGCAGCTGCAGCATCGTTATTAACAGTAAGAAGCGTTATGTCACAAGCATCCCATATACCGAGTAGAAGAAACATGTGTACGGCTTTGGAAGCCGGGATGCTATTGTCATAGGCAACAAGGACGTTCTTAATCTCCCGTACGGAATCTGAGACAGCCAGTACTGGGATAAGTCCATTCTTTAAAACACGTTCAAGCGTCCCATAAGTTTCATTCGCATCATATTCAAAAGATGTCTGCTTCCCGATGACAATGAAATCGTGAAATTTGGATTCCTCAATAAGTTCGGAAACAGGACTGCCGATATCGGTGTGTAAAATGGCATTTATTTTACGCTCATCGCAGATACGCGCAAAACTATCAAGGATCGCTTTTGCTTCCGCTTGCGTTTCTTCCAACAACTGATCTTCAAGTTTTACATCATAATGCGTGCCACCGATTGGCACCGGTCCACTTGAGGATTGAATGCCGGGTTCGTCGATAATAGCGACACCTGTAATTGTTGCGTTGTGATTCAGAGCGATTTGACATGCATACTCAATTGCTGCTTCTGCATGCGAAGAACCGTCTAAACCGAGTAAAATTTTGGAAAAATTTGAATGTCCCAAAATAAAATTCCTCCTCTACAGTTTTACCTGCGCGCCTGTCGTACCAAACTTGAAAATTAACGTTAAACAGCGCGCATAGAAACCTTATCGTGATACTGAGTGTAGCAAGTATCGGCTGATAAGTTATGCTGAAAATGGCAGTCGTACGACTGTGGCATCAACACGTCCATCTGAGGTCTCAACTTGGACGCGACTGCCCGCTTCTGTGACCGCAATACGGACGTATCCCAAAGCGATCTCTTTTGCGAGTGTTGGGGCAAAAGAGGCACTCGTAACCCAACCAACCGCCTTGTCTCCGTTGAAAACCTTTGCATTTGAACGAAGTTTGCAGTCGTTTTGCGTTATCGATTTCCCGTCTACCTCAAGACCGCGTAGAAGCCGATTCGGGTGTCCACGATATTTCATGCGTGCGACAATTTCCTGTCCGATATAACATCCCTTCTCAAAATCGATAGCGTGTTCCAATTCAGCCTCAAGCGGAATAACAGCATCGGTTAATTCCGTCCCATATCTGGGCACACCTGCTTCAATGCGAAGCGACTCAAGGGCGTCCCAACCGATCAGTTGAACGTTAAAACGCTCCCCTTCAGTCATCAACGTTTCCCAAAGCGACCCTAACGCCTCGGCAGCGGTATAAAGCGTCCAACCCATTTCGCCAGTGCTATCTGTTCTCACACAGACGATCGTGTGTTTAAAGTCTCCATCTGCTTCACGAACACAGTTATGCCGTTCAGGCAAAGCAGCAAGCCCGTTCAAACCCAGGACAGACTGAACAAGGTCCGCTGACCTTGGACCGTGGACAGCAATTGCCCCAGTTTCAGCGGTTACATCGGAAAGTTCAACGTCATCAGCGATGATGTATTTATCCAATTCGCTGAAAAGGCTTTCCGTGGTCTCAGGCGCGGTGTCAATACTGATTACATCTTCAAGAACAGTGATATTCAAATCGGCGATAATTTTGCCGCGATGCGTTAAGAGCATGGCATAAGTGCCCTGTCCGGTTGTGAGACTTTCAACATCATTGGAGATGATACGATGTAGAAATTTTGCCCGGTCTTCACCCGTTAACCGATGCCTGCTGCGATAGGACACGTCAACAATACCAACGTTGTTCCTGACAGCGAGGTGTTCAGAGATAGCATCAGTGAATTGTGTGGGGATATTCCAATCCAAATGCTTTTCTGCAAAAGTCGCACCGAGTTGTTCATGAATAGAATAGAGTGGTGTTGTTTTCATTTTTTTAATTTTCCTTGCGGTTCGGTCAGGTGGGCTGGATGCAATAACGTCCCTCTGCGTATATCCAGCCCTGCCCGTTGGTTGGGCTTACGTTTCTTTAATTTTCCTATTGGTATCTTTTTTCATTAAAAGATGCGATCCAAACGTAAAATGAATTTCGGATTTCGTGCGGTTCGGTCAGGTGGTCCCGTTGATCTCCTTCTTGATTAAAAGATGCGATCCAAGCGCAAGATGACTTTTGGACTTCGCAAAGAGAAAGATGAATCGAGCGGTCCTGCTATTTCAACCCCAAGACTCCACGGCGAGGCGGTAGCGAACGGATCCGCAAAAACAGAGCCTCCGATGCCGATTGATGTTTTCAGTCGTGTCATAAAACCCTCAAAATCGGAAAAGGGCATCTCATCATACCACCACACACTGCCCGTATCCAAGAAACAACTGAGTGACCATCCAAGCATAACATCTTGGTCGGTGAGTATCGTCTCTTTGATAAGACGATACTCAAGGTTAACCAGGAGTCGGCTATCCCCAGCGAATGCGTTAAAGTCGTGACCGCGCAGGGTGTTACCACCCCCAAGATGAAGGAGCCGTTGTCTGGGCAATGGGGCATCAGAAAAATCACCCGCAACGCGAACGTTTAAATGATGTGGACCCGATAAAGGTGTGTAGCGCGCCACCTCAAACCGATAGAAATTGAAGGCGTAATCCCCTCCGAAACTTTGCCCCGCTACTTCAATTGCGAATTGACCGCGCCATCCACGCCGAGTTCGCTCATTTGCAGAAAACAGCGTGTGGAAATGCCGTGTGCTTGTTGATTTGTGGTCCCGGGTGTCAAACCCAAAAACGAGGGAGAGATTCCTCAGCTGTCCCCGATCAATTCGAGCATTGCCTCGCTTAAGTCGATTCCGGTTTAAGTAACTCCAATCCGTTGATTTAGAGAGGTTATCGTGCTTTTCCCCTGTAAATTCCAATCTGAGATAACTCCATAGAGTAGGCGCGTAGGTGATCCATCCTTGGGCCCCTGAACGTTGGTAATAATCTTGAAGTGCGGAACCGTAATAGGTAGCACTCAGAGTAGCATCACCGTGATGTAGATAAACATTAGAACTGACATCGGTAAGTTTATAAAGACTCCCACCCAGTTTCAGAAGTTGTCGCTTAGAGAATCCCTGCTCGACACCAATTTGATAGTTCCATATTTTGCTCGAAAATCCACCGCTTATTGAACCGAAAACCTGTTCTCTGCCTGTGAGTTGTGTGGCGAGTGTCCCGCCCGCACCGAGCATTAACCCGTGAACACGATTGAATTGAACGATCGGAAAACCGCCGGGTCGTGCAAAGGGCTGTTCCTCAATGTCAATAATCATGACATTTTTTCCACCTTCACGTTGAACACGCCAATTCCGAACCGATTTGAAATGCTCACTGTTCTCACTGAGTTCTTTACTCATGCGATTTATCTTCGATTGACCGAAGGTATGATGGTAAACATCCGCGGTTTGTGAACCCCGTTCTCCAGCAACCCCGATTTTCAGATCAAGTGCTGATAACAGCTCCGCCTCCGAGATTCGAGTATTCCCAGTGAAACGAACTTCGTGCAATGCCCCTTCGTCAATGTTAAATTCAAGGATATTGTCAACAAATTGATATTCAACCGTGGCGAATTCATATCCACGATTTAAATAAAAATCAGCAATTAAGAGTTGTTTCAGTTTAACAACCGCAGCAGCAAGATAGCCGGATTTTAACTGGAACCAATCCTTAATGAATTGCGAAGGAAAACTTCTATTCCCTTCAATCTTAATTTGTTGAGCAAAAGACACAGGGGCTTCCGTCACTTGGATATGTAAATTGACACTTGGCTGGAAGGCTGGAAGGCTGGAAGGCTGAGTACCCCGTCTTTCACCCTTCCTATCTTCCATTCCAGTTTCTTGCTGATCGCTGACCGCTGATTGCTGACGGTTGTCGGGTTTTTGACTAGCATCGACCTGTTGAGTCTCCAAACGCACATCCTGAAACCAGCCCTGTTCCCGTAATTCTGCGATTAGCCAAGAGAGTTGTGGAAGTGTGATGATATCCTCAGGTTGAACGGGGAGGAACTTTTGGATGACCTCCGTTGGAATCTTGGTGTTACCTTTGATGTCAATAGCAGCAACCTTGAATTTCGCCTCGGGTGCAAAGTCTTCAGAGGTGGGTGCCATCGTTACGAATTCCAAAAAACCCATTGCTGGACCGTAGCGTCCCGAAAGTGCACCTACATACTCCTGAGGCGAATGTGGCCACCAGGGATACTCGTCATCATAAATTGGCTGCCAATAACCATATTCTCTGGTCGTAGAAGGTATAAGACTTTTCGTGTTACGAGTGTACATCTTACGGTGGACGTTAAAAAGCCACCTGTTTTCAAAAGCGGAAGCAGACTGCGGATCTATCTTAGCGGAGTCCTCCAACATTTTACGCGGGAGAGCGATTTCAAGACTCCAAAAAGTGGTATTAATTTGGGTAGCAACTTCTGCTTCTGAGTTCCATACACGATCCGCGTTGAACGATGTTTGCATCGCTGTCCGATCCAAAGTACTTTGGACATCACGAGGCGCGAATCGGAAATTGGGTTCTCCAGGGGTATCAATTTGCTGATCAAAATAGGCAC
The Candidatus Poribacteria bacterium genome window above contains:
- a CDS encoding universal stress protein — encoded protein: MGHSNFSKILLGLDGSSHAEAAIEYACQIALNHNATITGVAIIDEPGIQSSSGPVPIGGTHYDVKLEDQLLEETQAEAKAILDSFARICDERKINAILHTDIGSPVSELIEESKFHDFIVIGKQTSFEYDANETYGTLERVLKNGLIPVLAVSDSVREIKNVLVAYDNSIPASKAVHMFLLLGIWDACDITLLTVNNDAAAAQELLGNLGGFFESYGIKPKLATRSGHPDTVVKSYIAENDIDMLVMGAYGRRSVREFFVGSVTYHLIHETEIPLFLYH
- a CDS encoding BamA/TamA family outer membrane protein, with the protein product MAPRSRAIPSYLYLFCFFMFALNLSGQHVDAADHEVVGETPLPTANESANEEQTLIVGTTSTEVFNSEDVYRIELGMDVPSNIDLIATESESITITLEKQAPATNTEQDTLIRTYLDSIALTGGQNDGALQLEVQLPGNSPEEQPNEPSNIGDLPTTLRDQLQLKCTIKTPADISVKLQAKAGSISLQRIRGKIEIAMGTGDVRLDETLGNYTISVVKGDIDGKILLTQGQNKLETQNGSIGLLILDPVAAPMDITAGGGSIRLQLPENYAADVEFESEKQQIVVNLPAQIDDETGLTIVNDGGPLLRLKATDAISLLPGSSSDKDKLADAEPNPFADVAQSVPQITQSPVIDGNLSEIVWQTAGALPPFQNPNGTGAPKNLTETFLMWDAENFYIGIKAYVFDFYLLYVSQTQHDSPIWEDECIEILIDPNPKTDIYYHLVINPIGAYFDQQIDTPGEPNFRFAPRDVQSTLDRTAMQTSFNADRVWNSEAEVATQINTTFWSLEIALPRKMLEDSAKIDPQSASAFENRWLFNVHRKMYTRNTKSLIPSTTREYGYWQPIYDDEYPWWPHSPQEYVGALSGRYGPAMGFLEFVTMAPTSEDFAPEAKFKVAAIDIKGNTKIPTEVIQKFLPVQPEDIITLPQLSWLIAELREQGWFQDVRLETQQVDASQKPDNRQQSAVSDQQETGMEDRKGERRGTQPSSLPAFQPSVNLHIQVTEAPVSFAQQIKIEGNRSFPSQFIKDWFQLKSGYLAAAVVKLKQLLIADFYLNRGYEFATVEYQFVDNILEFNIDEGALHEVRFTGNTRISEAELLSALDLKIGVAGERGSQTADVYHHTFGQSKINRMSKELSENSEHFKSVRNWRVQREGGKNVMIIDIEEQPFARPGGFPIVQFNRVHGLMLGAGGTLATQLTGREQVFGSISGGFSSKIWNYQIGVEQGFSKRQLLKLGGSLYKLTDVSSNVYLHHGDATLSATYYGSALQDYYQRSGAQGWITYAPTLWSYLRLEFTGEKHDNLSKSTDWSYLNRNRLKRGNARIDRGQLRNLSLVFGFDTRDHKSTSTRHFHTLFSANERTRRGWRGQFAIEVAGQSFGGDYAFNFYRFEVARYTPLSGPHHLNVRVAGDFSDAPLPRQRLLHLGGGNTLRGHDFNAFAGDSRLLVNLEYRLIKETILTDQDVMLGWSLSCFLDTGSVWWYDEMPFSDFEGFMTRLKTSIGIGGSVFADPFATASPWSLGVEIAGPLDSSFSLRSPKVILRLDRIF
- a CDS encoding aminomethyltransferase family protein translates to MKTTPLYSIHEQLGATFAEKHLDWNIPTQFTDAISEHLAVRNNVGIVDVSYRSRHRLTGEDRAKFLHRIISNDVESLTTGQGTYAMLLTHRGKIIADLNITVLEDVISIDTAPETTESLFSELDKYIIADDVELSDVTAETGAIAVHGPRSADLVQSVLGLNGLAALPERHNCVREADGDFKHTIVCVRTDSTGEMGWTLYTAAEALGSLWETLMTEGERFNVQLIGWDALESLRIEAGVPRYGTELTDAVIPLEAELEHAIDFEKGCYIGQEIVARMKYRGHPNRLLRGLEVDGKSITQNDCKLRSNAKVFNGDKAVGWVTSASFAPTLAKEIALGYVRIAVTEAGSRVQVETSDGRVDATVVRLPFSA
- a CDS encoding TRAP transporter TatT component family protein, yielding MIYSKFYFRISFLLLLPMLLGGCGLAKLARIQGESDLAVVEATLEGNIGTLERLAKVGNKNLITKTARAYSSYSGFIEDKMEEAEIAGDLETAEELRARAIDYYKRSEAYAFKALAKSNKTFNEARTVDMDVFEKALQKLKKNDVEPMFWAAYAMGRGISLQKDDPMQVIDLARVELMMRRVLELDETFYYGSAHLFYTVYYGDRSVSIGGDPEKAKEHIDHVDRINDGKFLMSKFYLARYYAYPKQDVKLYKQALQEVLDAPSDIYPGEEAATSLAKARAKRWLDQADVLFDPELEEEETE